One Desulfobulbus propionicus DSM 2032 DNA segment encodes these proteins:
- a CDS encoding Smr/MutS family protein, with amino-acid sequence MHDDPPIEVPIDGTLDLHAFRPSEIKTLIPDYLQECRENGILQVRIIHGKGSGTLRRTVHALLDRMEMVAGYRLGDETSGGWGATLVILRAAGSSPSAR; translated from the coding sequence ATGCACGATGACCCACCTATCGAAGTGCCCATTGACGGCACCCTCGATCTGCACGCCTTCCGGCCCTCGGAGATCAAGACCCTGATTCCTGACTATCTGCAGGAATGCCGGGAAAACGGCATCCTGCAGGTGCGGATCATCCACGGCAAGGGCAGCGGCACCCTGCGGCGCACGGTGCACGCCCTGCTCGATCGGATGGAGATGGTGGCCGGGTATCGTCTGGGCGACGAGACCAGCGGCGGTTGGGGGGCTACGCTGGTGATTCTTCGGGCGGCGGGGTCGTCTCCATCGGCTCGATGA
- a CDS encoding putative capsular polysaccharide synthesis family protein, protein MNDKMVVIYQMGKVASSTIKATLAQIKGLNVIHTHHLSSNYTRNLNSIKRKMGWKTTISPESIDDLYNKIIHENEIYIISLVREPIGRNISAYFQNLDLIFKQDDAYKNIPFDQVLEGFFTKYPHSIPITWFDNEFNEVLGFDIYNHDFPKDEGAVIINNKKYHILVMRHDIDDEKKQKYLQKLLNIKNIKIVRKNEASSKSYFEIYAKFIDKISFSDDYINNMLESKYTKHFFSIDDIEYLKSKWIKNCDISAQSQI, encoded by the coding sequence GTGAATGATAAAATGGTCGTTATATATCAAATGGGAAAAGTAGCTTCATCAACTATCAAAGCAACGTTAGCTCAGATAAAAGGATTGAATGTTATTCATACTCATCATCTTAGCTCAAATTATACAAGAAATCTGAATAGCATAAAGAGAAAAATGGGTTGGAAAACAACTATCTCACCAGAAAGCATTGACGATCTTTACAATAAAATTATTCATGAAAATGAAATTTATATTATATCTCTGGTGAGAGAGCCAATTGGAAGAAATATTTCAGCTTATTTCCAAAATTTAGATCTAATATTTAAGCAGGATGATGCATATAAAAATATTCCATTCGATCAAGTTTTAGAAGGTTTTTTTACAAAATACCCACATTCGATACCAATAACATGGTTTGATAATGAGTTTAATGAAGTGTTAGGGTTTGATATTTATAATCATGATTTTCCGAAGGATGAAGGGGCTGTTATTATAAATAATAAAAAATATCATATACTTGTTATGCGTCATGATATTGATGATGAAAAAAAACAAAAATATTTGCAAAAACTATTAAATATTAAAAATATTAAGATCGTTCGAAAGAATGAGGCTTCTAGTAAATCATATTTTGAAATTTATGCAAAATTTATTGATAAAATTTCATTTTCTGATGATTATATAAATAATATGCTTGAATCTAAGTATACAAAGCATTTTTTTAGTATTGATGATATTGAATATTTAAAAAGTAAGTGGATTAAAAATTGTGACATTTCTGCGCAATCACAAATCTAA
- the lpxB gene encoding lipid-A-disaccharide synthase, whose translation MNIHGGYTQEVMIVAGEASGDLHGANLVRAMREQRPELRFCGMGGRELHAAGVELLCDAAKLAVVGAFEVLSHLGDILAARRALIERMRDRRPGLLILIDYPDFNLLLARSAKKLGIPVFYYISPQVWAWRKGRVRTIKRLTDRMAVILPFEQSFYARYGVRVDFVGHPLMDAVHPDLSPAQFRAAHRIEPTRKLVGLLPGSRRKEVAALLPDFLAAAELLARDHPQAYTFLIPLAPTIGRTLLDEHGLAAWLGRYDYRVISEGRYAMMAACDAVVAASGTVLLELALLGVPTVATYRVSPRTYFLGRLLIRNLRFFSLVNLIGEREIIPELLQDAVTPGRIASELRNMLDNDVARQSMLAGLREVRERLGGPGASRRAADIALQVLADRQRPSLMASDA comes from the coding sequence ATGAACATCCACGGCGGATATACCCAGGAGGTGATGATCGTGGCCGGCGAGGCCTCGGGCGACCTGCACGGCGCCAATCTGGTGCGGGCCATGCGCGAGCAGCGGCCAGAGTTGCGCTTCTGCGGCATGGGCGGCCGGGAACTGCACGCGGCCGGGGTGGAACTGCTGTGCGACGCCGCCAAGCTGGCGGTGGTGGGTGCTTTCGAGGTCCTCAGCCACCTGGGTGATATCCTCGCCGCCCGCCGTGCCCTGATCGAGCGCATGCGCGACCGCCGCCCCGGGTTACTGATCCTGATCGACTATCCGGACTTCAACCTGCTGCTGGCGAGATCGGCCAAGAAGCTCGGCATCCCGGTGTTTTACTACATCAGCCCGCAGGTCTGGGCCTGGCGCAAGGGCCGGGTGCGGACCATCAAACGGTTGACCGACCGGATGGCGGTCATCCTGCCCTTTGAGCAGTCCTTTTACGCCCGTTACGGCGTGCGGGTCGATTTCGTCGGCCACCCGCTGATGGATGCGGTGCATCCTGACCTGAGTCCGGCCCAGTTCCGGGCAGCGCACCGGATCGAACCGACCCGGAAACTGGTTGGTCTCTTGCCAGGCAGCCGCAGAAAGGAGGTGGCGGCCCTGTTGCCCGATTTTCTTGCCGCCGCCGAACTACTCGCCCGCGACCATCCCCAGGCCTACACCTTCCTCATCCCCTTGGCGCCGACCATCGGCCGCACGCTGCTCGACGAACACGGCCTGGCCGCCTGGCTGGGTCGCTACGATTACCGGGTGATCAGCGAGGGCCGCTACGCGATGATGGCCGCCTGCGACGCAGTGGTGGCCGCCTCGGGCACGGTGCTGCTCGAACTGGCCCTCCTCGGCGTGCCCACGGTGGCCACCTATCGGGTCTCGCCCCGTACCTATTTTCTCGGCCGGTTGCTCATCCGTAATTTACGCTTCTTTTCCCTGGTCAACCTGATCGGCGAGCGGGAAATCATCCCCGAATTGCTGCAAGATGCGGTCACGCCCGGCCGGATCGCCTCGGAACTGCGCAACATGCTCGACAACGATGTCGCCCGCCAGAGCATGCTCGCCGGATTGCGGGAAGTGCGCGAGCGCTTGGGCGGTCCGGGGGCATCGCGACGGGCCGCCGATATCGCCCTCCAGGTGCTGGCCGACCGTCAGCGCCCCTCCCTGATGGCGAGCGACGCATAA
- a CDS encoding Gfo/Idh/MocA family protein codes for MSKTMKVGVIGVGYLGRFHAQKYAAMEDVDLVGVADADPARARQIAEECSTASFADYRELLPQVDAVSIVVPTSLHHEVGKVCLQQGIDVLMEKPITTTLSEADDLIHLAREHGRILQVGHLERFNPAVLAMQPLLTHPLFIEAHRIAVFKERGTDVDVVLDLMIHDIDIVLSIVKAPIVSILTAGAPVVTQHTDIANARLIFANGCTANITVSRISMDNMRRMRIFQPGQYLSVDFGKKEVMSVRLKPGATGAAPVPEISKSGFQDQDALELELRDFVQHVRDRSRPAVAGEEGRRALDVALQVVEQIESNRRRVEQILADEGRSDLLAYLHH; via the coding sequence ATGAGCAAGACAATGAAGGTTGGAGTGATTGGAGTTGGATACCTGGGCCGTTTTCACGCCCAAAAATACGCGGCCATGGAGGATGTCGACCTGGTGGGGGTGGCCGATGCCGATCCGGCGCGGGCACGGCAAATCGCCGAGGAATGCTCCACCGCCTCTTTTGCCGATTACCGGGAGTTGTTGCCCCAGGTGGATGCGGTGTCCATCGTGGTGCCGACCAGCCTCCATCACGAAGTGGGCAAGGTCTGCCTGCAGCAGGGTATCGACGTGCTGATGGAAAAGCCGATCACCACCACCCTGAGCGAAGCCGACGATCTGATCCATCTGGCCCGCGAGCACGGGCGGATTCTCCAGGTCGGCCATCTGGAGCGGTTCAACCCGGCGGTGCTGGCCATGCAGCCGCTGCTCACCCATCCGCTGTTCATCGAGGCGCATCGCATCGCCGTGTTCAAGGAGCGGGGCACGGATGTCGATGTGGTGCTCGACCTGATGATTCACGACATCGATATCGTCCTATCCATCGTCAAGGCGCCGATCGTTTCCATCCTCACCGCCGGTGCGCCGGTGGTCACCCAGCACACCGACATCGCCAACGCCCGCCTCATCTTTGCCAACGGCTGCACCGCCAACATTACGGTCAGCCGTATCTCCATGGACAACATGCGGCGGATGCGCATCTTCCAACCCGGCCAGTATTTGTCGGTGGATTTCGGCAAGAAGGAGGTGATGTCGGTGCGGCTCAAGCCCGGCGCAACAGGCGCGGCACCGGTGCCGGAGATCAGCAAGTCGGGCTTCCAGGACCAGGATGCCCTGGAACTGGAGTTACGCGATTTCGTCCAGCATGTGCGCGACCGTAGCCGTCCGGCCGTGGCCGGTGAAGAGGGCCGCCGCGCCCTGGACGTGGCCCTGCAGGTGGTCGAGCAGATTGAGAGCAACCGTCGGCGGGTCGAGCAGATCCTGGCCGACGAGGGCCGCTCCGACCTGCTGGCCTACCTCCACCATTGA
- a CDS encoding ABC transporter ATP-binding protein, translating into MLELREVDAFYGSIQALHGVSLTVSQGEIVTLIGANGAGKSTTLMAISGIVPVRRGEIVFEGQAITGKAPDGIVRLGICQVPEGRHIFPALSVAENLDMGAFLRRDSKAIAADREMCYSLFPILAERRHQPGGTLSGGEQQMLAISRALMARPRLLLLDEPSMGLAPLVTKQIFTIITTINREHHTTIFLVEQNANLALQVADRGYVLENGRIVMQDRAAALLGNPAIQQAYLGI; encoded by the coding sequence ATGCTTGAGCTCCGTGAGGTCGACGCATTCTACGGCAGCATCCAGGCCCTGCACGGCGTGAGCCTCACCGTCAGCCAGGGCGAGATCGTCACCTTGATCGGTGCCAACGGCGCGGGCAAGTCCACCACCCTGATGGCCATCAGCGGCATCGTGCCGGTGCGGCGGGGCGAGATCGTGTTTGAAGGACAAGCGATCACTGGCAAGGCCCCGGACGGGATCGTCCGGCTGGGCATCTGTCAGGTTCCCGAGGGACGGCACATCTTTCCCGCGCTGAGCGTGGCCGAAAACCTCGACATGGGTGCCTTCCTCCGCCGGGACAGCAAGGCGATCGCCGCGGACCGGGAGATGTGCTACAGCCTCTTCCCGATTTTGGCCGAGCGGCGCCACCAGCCGGGCGGCACCCTCTCCGGCGGCGAGCAACAGATGCTGGCCATCAGCCGGGCACTCATGGCCCGGCCAAGACTGCTGCTGCTCGACGAGCCGTCCATGGGGCTGGCGCCCCTGGTGACCAAACAAATTTTTACCATTATCACCACGATCAACAGGGAACACCACACGACCATTTTCCTGGTGGAACAGAACGCCAATCTCGCCCTGCAAGTGGCGGATCGGGGCTATGTCCTGGAAAATGGCCGCATCGTCATGCAGGACCGGGCAGCGGCGCTGCTCGGCAATCCTGCCATACAACAAGCCTATCTCGGCATTTGA
- a CDS encoding ABC transporter ATP-binding protein: MDPLLTVSGLTMDFGGIRALDHLDLRLHPGEIAALIGPNGAGKTTLFNCLTGIYAPTGGELLLTPPGQAPKRLNGLKPNQITAQGVARTFQNIRLFPNMTVLENVMIGRHCRTHATVFGAIFRPPAVRHEEKAIVGMSLALLERIDLADQADEFAKHLPYGAQRRLEIGRALATEPLLLLLDEPAAGMNPQETLELNELIRSIRDDGTAILLIEHDMKLVMRLSDHIFVLDYGRKIAEGSPEEVRHNPAVIRAYLGEESIHA, translated from the coding sequence ATGGACCCACTCCTCACCGTCAGCGGCCTGACCATGGATTTCGGCGGCATCCGTGCCCTGGATCATCTCGATCTCCGCCTCCATCCGGGAGAAATCGCGGCCCTGATCGGCCCCAACGGCGCCGGCAAGACCACCTTGTTCAACTGCTTGACCGGCATCTACGCCCCCACCGGCGGCGAACTGCTGCTGACTCCGCCCGGCCAAGCACCCAAACGGTTGAATGGACTCAAGCCCAACCAGATCACCGCGCAGGGAGTGGCGCGCACCTTCCAGAACATCCGCCTTTTCCCCAACATGACCGTGCTCGAGAACGTGATGATCGGTCGCCACTGCCGCACCCATGCAACGGTCTTCGGGGCCATCTTCCGCCCGCCGGCGGTGCGGCACGAAGAAAAGGCCATTGTTGGCATGAGCCTTGCTTTGCTGGAGCGGATCGACCTGGCGGATCAGGCCGACGAGTTCGCCAAGCATCTGCCCTATGGGGCTCAGCGGCGGCTGGAGATCGGTCGGGCCCTGGCCACTGAGCCGCTGCTGCTGTTGCTCGACGAACCGGCGGCCGGCATGAACCCGCAGGAAACACTGGAACTCAACGAACTGATTCGCTCGATTCGGGACGATGGCACGGCCATCTTGCTGATCGAGCACGACATGAAACTGGTGATGCGCCTCTCCGACCACATCTTTGTCCTGGATTATGGCCGCAAGATCGCCGAGGGCTCGCCCGAGGAGGTGCGGCACAACCCGGCGGTGATCCGGGCCTATCTCGGCGAGGAAAGCATCCATGCTTGA